One region of Choristoneura fumiferana chromosome 3, NRCan_CFum_1, whole genome shotgun sequence genomic DNA includes:
- the LOC141426486 gene encoding venom acid phosphatase Acph-1-like, translating into MIYDSPLSVAIIRFFLKKFIFQTFQWLPGRPSLARHDSIANNVLNKFLFTFQEGKMLTYEMGALLRKRYNDFMGPLYQPESSIVIASNTNLSKMTALLISAGLWPPPPEQTWNDTMVWQPVPYTYPPRDNDFLLYEENCPRYSQEKDRILNAFVDEGLLLPYKDLFHKIAQMTSINYSTPQDAYYLSNLFLIQDDIKVANPKWAKHVKRKLMDAARLEYSMMFYNNLLRKLSGGALLQQIIREASNSSWRVIVRTGTPVTVAALLAACVAPPPRLPDPGAALLFELHEKLPPPAQKDKRALTYGQRFGFKIYYWDDDSAEPRLMEVPGCSSLCPLDTFKELTKHIVPDDFEKECELVPTA; encoded by the exons ATGATTTATGACTCGCCACTCAGCGTTGCtataatacgattttttttaaagaaatttatcTTCCAAACTTTTCAATGgttacctgggcgaccgagcttagcTCGACACGATAGTATTGCTAataatgtacttaataaatttttattcacatttCAGGAGGGGAAAATGTTGACTTACGAGATGGGTGCATTACTTAGGAAAAGATATAACGACTTTATGGGTCCTCTTTACCAACCAg aaagtaGTATCGTGATTGCGTCCAATACTAATCTCAGTAAGATGACGGCCCTTCTGATATCGGCGGGGCTATGGCCGCCTCCGCCCGAGCAAACTTGGAACGACACAATGGTCTGGCAACCCGTGCCCTACACATATCCACCACGAGATAATGATTTC CTTCTATATGAAGAGAATTGTCCGAGATATTCTCAAGAGAAAGACAGGATTTTAAACGCTTTTGTGGACGAAGGCTTGTTGCTGCCTTACAAAGACCTATTCCACAAGATCGCACAAATGACAAGCATCAACTACAGCACGCCCCAAGATGCTTACTACTTAAGCAACTTATTTCTAATTCAG gatgaTATTAAAGTAGCGAACCCTAAATGGGCAAAGCacgtaaaaagaaaattaatggACGCAGCCAGGCTGGAGTATTCTATGATGTTTTACAATAATTTGTTACGGAAACTTAGTGGTG GAGCACTCTTGCAGCAAATAATACGCGAAGCTTCAAACTCGAGCTGGCGCGTGATAGTGCGCACGGGCACTCCCGTGACAGTCGCGGCGCTGCTGGCGGCGTGCGTGGCACCGCCGCCGCGGCTCCCCGACCCGGGGGCTGCGCTGCTGTTCGAGCTGCATGAGAAACTGCCCCCGCCAGCGCAGAAGGACAAGCGTGCTTTGACGTATGGACAGCGGTTTGGATTCAAG ATTTACTATTGGGACGACGATTCAGCCGAACCTCGCCTAATGGAGGTGCCCGGCTGTAGTTCCCTGTGTCCACTGGATACCTTCAAAGAACTTACCAAACACATAGTGCCAGACGACTTCGAGAAAGAATGCGAACTGGTTCCTACcgcataa